TGGTTTCAATATTTATTTTGCTCATAGTTGTAAGCTGTGAAgcaagtgtgttttttttttttgggggggggggggggttagtTTGTATATGAATTTGAATATGTGTGTATTTTTTATGTTTGGTGTGATCTTATAATGAGGACCAAGTGAGCATTTTCAAATGAAGGGTTGGATGAGTGTTTTAAACCTCAATTACTATTTTTAAATTCCGATGTGCATGTCATCCAATCGTTCATTCAAAAGTCCTGACTTGGTCATAAGGTCCGTCATTGGAAGCTCTCCCTAATGTTCGACACCAACAGCTTGTAGTTGTCTTGCCTgccttttaaataatttatactGTGTGAACATTCAGATTTGTGAAGTTTAGTGCTAATAATTCATGGTACATATTCAGATTGAGGAGAAGCATAGGAACCTGTGTCGCTTGGTCATACAGTTCATCCCACCTGTGACACCTCCACAGTTGCCTGGTTCAGTGTTCAGGACATTTTTACAGAACCTTCTGCTAAAGAACAGAGGAGCTGACCACAATCTTCCACCTCCTGGAGTTTCAAGCAATTCTGTTCTCGTTTCTTTGTACACAGTTATACTTCATTTTTTATCTGAAGGGTTTGGAGTGGGGGAAATATGCGGTTGGTTGAAGGGCAGTGAAAATGGCCGTGATGTTGGTTTTCTTCATAGGGGCGGTCAGCGGAGCTTTCCAGTAGGTTTATTTTTTAGAAATGATCCCCATCGAAATGACAATACTAGGCTTGGTGGATCTTTTAGTCATCTCTCAAAATCACAACCTGCAGATCATCAGGAAGTAGAGGATATCCGATGGGAGGAAGGTTgtatggatgatgaagaaacaAGAGTGACTCATTTAAGTACAAGAAAACCATGCTGCTGCTCAAGTTATGATGATGATTTTACAAGAAAATCTAGGTATCCAATTAGATACATAGGTAGAGGTTCACAGGTCCATTGCCGTCCCATGCCTGAGAGATCTTCCCATGTTACTACAGAATGCAGTGCTGGAAGTTTGAGTGATGAAATAGCTGATAAACCTAGTTCTAGTTACCAATCGGAATCTGATTTTAGTTATTGCCCAGTGCAACATACGAATTTTATACCAAGGGAGGGTATCATGTCTTCAGCTACACTCAGAGAAGAAGAACTTCTAGATGTTTTGTTGCTGTTGTATCATATAGGTCTTGCGCCAAATTTTAAGCAGGTAAGGGGATATATATCTTCACTGTAGAATACTGACTgtcactgtttttttttttttaaaatttaatttcaagAGTATCTGTGAACCCCATTGTAAAACTTGTAAACGTTACTGAAGCTAATATTATTGGTTATCTGCATACTAGATTTATTCagtattaattttattttacttaaaACAAGTATAAATGATTTGACCTGTAGGTCTATCAGGTCGTTGTTTTGACTTTATTTTTCTCATGATCATACTCTTCTAATCAAGTATTCTTTATGATGTCTGTTTTGCTTGTGATCGTTCCTGAATATTGTATATACCTGAATTACTAAAATTTCTGATTGTAGGCTTCATATTACATGAATCACCAGTTGCAGTCGATAGCCAATCTTGAAGAAACTGATAAAAAAATCAGAGAAGGACCTTGTTTTGAGCAATTGAAGCACTTAAAAGAAGCTCGTAATGTTCATAGAGAAGAGGTTATTGATTCTGTACGACAATGTGCTTGGTAAGATAATCTCATAATCATGATGAGCAGCTTGGTTTCATAAGTTTTTGTATgtatttttcatctttttctaTTAGACATCAGTATAAAATGTGGTACAGAAATAACTATAACTTCAGATCTACTGTTCATTGGAGTATCTCTTATAAAAAGCCAGTGATGCAGTATACATAATGTGGTTCTTCACATACATTTACATGTTCTGTTTCTCTTGCCATACAGGTACCGTATCTCCCTATCCTCCAGATGGAAGCTAAGAGGAATGTATGCAACATGCATGTGGACTGTTCAGTTGCTTCTTGTCCTTAGCAAAGTGGATTTATTGTTCACCTATGTTCCTGAATACTATCTTGAAGCTCTGGTAAATCAACTGAGTTGTTTTATTTAATACAGGAGTCCTGTCCCTTCATGTTTTAAATTACAAACGCTTGTGTCTGTCCTTGTTTTTGGTCGCATGTGTTATCAATGAACATTTTGCTTCATTTTTTCtataagaaaaatattttttttagatttCTTTCATTGAATGTTTCGTTGGTGTTAATGTCTGCGTGTTACTGAAATATCCCGAAATATCTCAGGTAGACACAGTACTGGTATTTCATTAGATGTTACATAGTTGTTTGGTGAAACTTCAGCTCAAATTTAGCAGGTTTGACAAATTTCTTCAAAATTTAGATTTCTGATCTTGTCAAACTTAAAACCAaaaaattgatataaatagAACATCTACTCTGTTTAAGGTTCTGCAAATACTAGATATCATTGAGGTCCCAATTGCAATGACTCTTTAGCCAATTGCTCTCATCTATTTGGATCTGTAATTCTCTTTTTTATTACTCATTGTCTGATTATTTCCTTTGCAGGTCGACTGCTTTCATGTGTTGCGTAAATGTGATCCTCCATTTGTCCCATCATCAATATTCATCAAGCAAGGCCTCGCTTCATTTGTATGTTTCATCTTTCAAgcttgtcttttttttttttggtaaactGTTTCGTAATTTCATCTTAGTTTCATCAATATATGACTGCTACTGATTACGAGGTTTTCGCTTCTAGACTTTAATAACTGGTATATGGTTCTTGTTTCTCAGATCACCTTTGTGGTTACACATTTCAACGATCCTCGAATATCGAGTGCAGATCTTAGGGATCTGCTTCTTCAATCTATTTCAGTTTTGGTACAGTACAAAGAATATTTGGCTGCGTTTGAGAGCAATGATGCAGTGAAACAGAGGATGCCAAAGGCGTTGCTGTCAGCATTTGATAATAGATCCTGGATTCCGGTAACAAACATTCTTCTGCGCTTGTGCAAGGGATCTGGGTTTGGCTCATCAAAGCATGGTGAATCATCATCGTCATCGTCCATCATCTTCCAGGTGAATATCTTCATTGTTTTTTGGAACTTCAATTGCAAACTTTTTTTTCACTCAGAGTAGGTTCTGGTTCTGAACATGACTACATTTTGTCTACTTTGGCCTCTTATTCCATGTAGAGGCTGCTAGGGCAAACTTGTATCAGTGATGAAGGGTTGTTCTCAGCTTTTCTCAATCGCCTGTTTAACACTCTCAGTTGGACAATGACTGAATTTTCCGTTTCTGTTAGAGAGATGCAAGAAAAGTACCAGGTATGGATAATCCTGTTCTTATTAGGGCATGCATTTGTAATTTTCTATTGGAAGCATGCAAATATACTTACTTTACCTAGATTAGTGTATCATCATCAAACCCCTAATGTGTAATTGGGAGAGAAAAGTCTCTGCTTGCACAAACCCTGTTATGGAGCCGTGGTTAGTGCAGTCTTACTGGATCAGATCCGTGTATAATAGCACTCAAATCTGTGGTTAATATAGATAACAAAGTGATGTGTGGTGTAAGTTGGTTAGGCCTGAATGCGCAGCGGAAGAGCTAGTTCTTTCTTTAGTGATTGCACAAATTATTAACTTGAGTTTTTCTCCATGTTGCATTAGTTTTCAAAAGTGAATAAAGAAGGGTGGAAATATCACTATTATATGTGAACTGTTACTCAATTTGCTACATTCCAAAACATAATTGAAGGTGTTCTCATCCATCTGTATGATTTCTGTTTCCAATAGAagctgaaaaagaaaagaactaAAAGAAGTCATATTTTGCCAAGCAGTCTCACGGTTTTAGTTTGTCAAATTCAGATGTATTTTAGTTTTGTCAGcttttgttgagatatgagaTATGGGAAAGTTGGACAGATAATTCAGCAGGTAAGGTAGAGGGTCAGGGGACATaggtttttattattttttattttatttttatagttTAACCACATACAAATATGTGTACTTAGGCCATTTACCATTTTCATACTTAAACTCTATGTTTGTCTAATTTAAGTAAGTATGATCTGCAGGTGTTAGAGTTCCAGCAAAAGAAATGCAGTGTGATATATGATCTTTCATGCAACCTTGCAAGGGTTTTGGAATTTTGTACTCATGAGATACCTCAAGCATTTCTATCTGGGGCTGATACAAACCTTCGAAGGTTGACTGAGCTGATTGTCTTTATTCTGAACCACATCACTTCAGCAGAAGATTCCGAGTTCTTTGACTTGTAAGATTACTTTCCAGTTATCTTCAGATATGACATATAATCCCTAAAGTTACTTAAGAGgatgaaagaaaagaaggGATGACAATAAAGGTCCAAGTGCATCTCATCCTTTGTTTCCTTATCATTTCCTTTTGTCCACTTTTTTGATGAACTCTGTAAACTATGATTGCCATGTAGTATATTGTGCACATGCAAAAGCTTTGGTAAAGATGAAAACTTTTCTTGTTGGTTCACTTTATGTGATCCAAGACTGACTTGTCATTTTGGACTCAGAAATTTAATGCAGTCTTAACTCCTTGTTGTTGGTCTTGTAAAATTGTCTGTGTATTCCATGATGAGTATATCTTTGGGCCAGTTTACTGACTTCTTGTACTATCATTTAtggattttgtttttgcaGGTCCCTGAGACGCCACGGTCAATCCTTGGAAAAAGTAAACCGAGGGATGGTACTGGCACCTCTTGTGGGTATTATCTTGAACTTAATAGATGCTAGTGAACAGATGGATTGCAAGGAGCACAATGATGTTGTGAGCATCTTTGCAAGCATGGGGTGTCTTGACAGTTTTAATTGCAGATTTCAGTACCTATTGGATTACAACTGGGTTAGCTCCCGTAAACTTTATTATGTCTCATTCTCATATACAATACTTTTGTTGAATGAAATTCTTTTGAGATTGTAGTTTTATGTCATGCCAGTTGAATCATAATGTTGGGAACATACAAATACACGAgccataatttttttatagtaTTACGTTTTAGTACTGCTTTCTAGGGTGTCTGTCAGAGCATTTACATCATTGCTTTGTTTTATATGACTAGGCAAGCTTATAGATAATGCTTGTTGCATATCGCCTATTCAATCTTCTTACACCATGTTGCCTACTAGACTGACTAGATGCGTCCTTAGTGGGTTTATACTTCTTACTTTTGGGAGAGCTCAGAAAATTAtggaaaaacataaacactgACTAAAGattaaagaaaatcaaaatggTTCATTGCTCCATTCATTTAACAAGTATctgcttcattttctttcttctgatATTATAACCTGTTTATCTTCCAGGCTGGAACTTTAAGAGGCGATTCTCATCTTGGAAAACTTACTCAGCTAGAGAACTTTCTGAACCTCATCCTTCTCCGGAGCCAATcacaagaaaataagatatCAGGGGGAGAAACTGATGTGAACGATGACGTTTGCTGCATTTGTTATGCAAGTGAAGCAGATGCTCGTTTTGGACCTTGTTCACATAGGTCTTGTTATGGCTGCATAACACGACATCTTTTGAATTGCCACAGATGCTTTTTTTGCAATGCTACGGTCGTAGATGTTGTCAGGGTTAGTGACAAGGCAGATTGAAAAGATTGTTTTGTGGTTCCTTCATTTTAATTGGACTTGCCTCCTTACGGACCTGGTCTCTCATCGATTGTTGCTGCTGAAAGCTGGTGCATTTAAGGGGTTGTGAACTGGCAGAgcacaaaatgaaaaaatggTCGTGGGGAAGATGGAAAGTTATATAGAAGATCTATTCCTATTTTGGTGCGgttagtattatttttatactgaatattattttacaagcaaaaatGCTGAGGGAAAAGATAGTGGCCGGGTGGCTGGGTTAAGAATTTTGTAGAAGGAATTAAGAGGGCATTATTCTGTAAATATGAGATGTAAATGGCAAGGAAAATCTTTTGGGGCTTCTCTCAGGTTGCAAAAACTTACATTCTTTCATTGGTACATGGCTGCTTCAAGAAGAGCAAAGCAGGCTAAATAGTTCCATTTTGTTTCTATTActttaataatgaaatgatacaagATTGTCTATAACCCCAACGGAGGTGCAAAACAACCCAAAGCGGTCAGACCTCTTATCTTTAGGCAAATGTAGATGTGCCTTTGGTCAGTTATCCCATTATCTTAACGCAAATGTAGATGGTTATTCCAGACTCAActtgtgtgattgttgaaGATGTTGTTTTACGTTCCTTATGTGGTAGTGTAGTTGACGATTTAGAGCGACATcgttgaattaaaaaaaaatttcaaagttttgACTGCAACATGTaaatttacatatatatcgtatatgtacatattttacCACCGCCTCAAAAAAGTCCACATTTTATCCCATATGATGCGCAAGTCTTGGCAAGCTCTCGGGATCCTTGGGTTTAGTATTTCTGTGTATCTATACTAAATTTCTAAGTTCTACAACTTGGTTAACTTGCAGCTATGTATCTAAACCTATGTAATCTCTTGAATCTATTACAACTCTGCACTACTTTTGGGTACGTCGTCTTGTTTGCTTCCGTTAGTCGCATTATCAAGCTTATGTTCTTCCTTGCTTCCAGAACTTGAAGGAGAACTTGAAGTGTTTGACAGTCTTAGACatctggttttttttttcctgaaaCAGAATGTCAACAATTATCTCAGCTAATCCATGTAATATTAGCAGaacatatataaaacaactaaatgaGCATACCTTACAGAAGAGCAGTAATTTTCAACTGCTTCTTTCTGATCTGCGCCATAAAGGAACCATTTTCCGTCAAATAATGTAAATGGATCCGAAGTTCCCACATCTGACCATATAAAACCTTTCAGTATTCATGCTCACAAGCACTACAATTCAATATTACAAGCCTCATATTGAGTTATTGACAAAGGTCAGAACAAACCTTGAAGCAGAGACTCATTTTCATCGTCATAGCCTGTCAATTTTCCAAAAGACATGACCATCTGCATCGAACAGATAAGGCTCCATTCGTACAGAATCATGTTGTATCACTGTAAAGAAGAATTAGCAGTGACAATCAAACATTCATGATTAAGAAACCAAAAAGACATTTCATTATTCTTAACAAAAGTACCAGCTGAATATGCTAAAAAGGTTATATACAATTTGATTAAAGGCTTTGGCTTCAAGAAACTCTGCATGAGCTTGAGCTACTTCACTCTTTAGTCTTGAAACCATAGTTACTTCATGCATGAGCTTGAGCTACTTCACTCTTTAGCCTTGGCCACCTCAGTTCTCAACTGCTCCTTGAGGCTTATCTCCTGCGCAAAGAAATAGTTAGAATCAGAAACTACATATACACTACGAATAACTTGTCTTGAACTAAATTGATGTTACCTTAGCCTTTGCAGCAGAAACCATTTGTTTTGCTTCGCTCTTTCTTTGATTGAACATTTCTCCTTTCCCTTTTATGAAGTTGCTCAGATTACTGGAGGATACATTGCAAATTCATCAGTACATGCTTTGAGAGGAAATACATAAGAGTTATAACAAAAAATGCTTATTGTGCTTACTCAGTGACAAGAGCCTCATCACAAAGGAAATTTAGGACTCTCAGCTTCTGGGAGAAGTCCAAAGACTTGTAGCCCTCAACTCCTCTACTAAAGAAATCTGAGGGCAGTTCCTTCAG
This genomic interval from Argentina anserina chromosome 1, drPotAnse1.1, whole genome shotgun sequence contains the following:
- the LOC126787859 gene encoding E3 ubiquitin-protein ligase RKP codes for the protein MAEDGLRLGGLSSGLALILNGEDSKENSSKTHLVSSCDEFGYQSVERTLEYVFGLPNRSIGPVSGPVDGNVVRSILKNEFGKLHVNLSNLVGDGDRDGICVYGSGGRLDTVGLDEISIRGDIRIIKPPLLIESLAMFSSARANAAVWKGKWMYEVFMETAGIQQLGWATVSCPFTDHKGVGDADDSYAFDGRRVRKWNKDAELYGQSWVVGDVIGCCIDLDCNEISFYRNGVSLGVAFHGIRKMGVGCGYFPAISLSQAERCELNFGGRPFKFPIEGYHPLQAPPSIISFTTQLLRCLSRLLGLHSVEQAKHSSVEKLRLKRFVSLSEILNPASHGICEELFSALGADVWSIEYVAWGPFLSFIMEVFGLQVPHDYSGLDRVLDVFLEFNRSQLLFEHVINALACGCKTAPLILKDCPCSGSYPYLALACHILRRQELMVLWWKSPDFEYHFEGFLSRKDPNKNDLESIMPSVWWPGSCEDVSYESSMLLMTRALSEAVSKIEEKHRNLCRLVIQFIPPVTPPQLPGSVFRTFLQNLLLKNRGADHNLPPPGVSSNSVLVSLYTVILHFLSEGFGVGEICGWLKGSENGRDVGFLHRGGQRSFPVGLFFRNDPHRNDNTRLGGSFSHLSKSQPADHQEVEDIRWEEGCMDDEETRVTHLSTRKPCCCSSYDDDFTRKSRYPIRYIGRGSQVHCRPMPERSSHVTTECSAGSLSDEIADKPSSSYQSESDFSYCPVQHTNFIPREGIMSSATLREEELLDVLLLLYHIGLAPNFKQASYYMNHQLQSIANLEETDKKIREGPCFEQLKHLKEARNVHREEVIDSVRQCAWYRISLSSRWKLRGMYATCMWTVQLLLVLSKVDLLFTYVPEYYLEALVDCFHVLRKCDPPFVPSSIFIKQGLASFITFVVTHFNDPRISSADLRDLLLQSISVLVQYKEYLAAFESNDAVKQRMPKALLSAFDNRSWIPVTNILLRLCKGSGFGSSKHGESSSSSSIIFQRLLGQTCISDEGLFSAFLNRLFNTLSWTMTEFSVSVREMQEKYQVLEFQQKKCSVIYDLSCNLARVLEFCTHEIPQAFLSGADTNLRRLTELIVFILNHITSAEDSEFFDLSLRRHGQSLEKVNRGMVLAPLVGIILNLIDASEQMDCKEHNDVVSIFASMGCLDSFNCRFQYLLDYNWAGTLRGDSHLGKLTQLENFLNLILLRSQSQENKISGGETDVNDDVCCICYASEADARFGPCSHRSCYGCITRHLLNCHRCFFCNATVVDVVRVSDKAD